Proteins co-encoded in one Epinephelus moara isolate mb chromosome 11, YSFRI_EMoa_1.0, whole genome shotgun sequence genomic window:
- the dlec1 gene encoding deleted in lung and esophageal cancer protein 1, with translation MNNLISPQDYLPTQKPRVKAPAAIKLNPGRPTIAYAMHVSREPQDDGYGLMPSPEKIIPEMNESDRSLTFESSSDTPKRKKTPKETRNQTKPRPKWKDEPSAKDRAEGWEQLQRLKDRHSFLRNPRFLSPSAQQGGTSLIRPRAKAGKTGHVRRGMEERSFTDDVVPVFLAKPPVVVFTDYSVGYVYETTLELKNLTSASRTVRVIPPTTPYFSIGLGRFPGEGGVVAPGMSCKYSVRFAPDSLGDYEDFIVVEAQAEHLLVVRIAARRPPPILTLPRVLDCGFCLIGGVKFVEFLCQNVGLSTGTFCIIPKNQWPASNLRSVARTFFSEQPPFAVSPSLFVLQPGEATVVEVVFFPTTAEKSCQVFTVVCDNCQVKDISIEGEGQLIALELVSVSGKKEPPVVGEVHDLTAEHFVRFSPCNPHSVRRKKVIIRNNVHLELPFHWQIMEPNLHPLLPGETPEPSYIQSHLATDDVFQVSPLTGVLPPCEEQEFLFTFCPKELKDYHSVCHLVLRDVPELPPEPSDSSVLQPVRTGSKVSDVTVMGIEVKGSTEPYQVLLEPYTVVIPGEIFICTTTRRRFKMWNHSRTCIFFHWERMSSSSHIIEVEPSAGTIEENECFDFNLILNGGKPERVVTSLVCHIEHHHEPVTLPLEVSFKGPTVTLSVPILEFGLVRLREQTQTTLHLTNITQLEACWTLMERHNSQQDSQISVEPCRGVLPPLASCTVDVIFTPRFCQRYETELELTVENGTGCHLSVRADVQSPQVCLLNCELLLSDLFVGVPAKAAITLFNKTPLPSHFSWMAQLQGKQAELCTASFDPSSGTLGPHAKLEIAVSFIAHTDLELTEVAALCEVQGMNSPLVVSIMTSRTKTLSVSYSLPSVCSTTDGETTSTPLLDFGDDVILKRAVTKQLLITNQTAIPAPFTIEVEYFTCCASKPNNQSEKRFTYVRKPLLLVQAKKVEEKAHEEFVSSLLAHGKGAAFFVLPDSGTLGPFETQTVDVTAYTDMWGEYRDHLICKVGDLEPTLIPMQMTVTGCPLYFQMIGPRPDDQNQGPVIRFGAHVSGGDTVSHSVRINNPTMFDIRLDWETYNIDPNDGKLVDVVVAYGDTFPVKDADGDEILSGALRISGGNLQTAWERNETPSSEGTSDSLRSVTNGDKEEYVCEDDCEEEERCLYPFPSKKKLISVHITPHAGNLSDYPYCITPQQIVIPAKSSSTIHVSFTPLTLSESACESRCVGLARGFMSLDSEMAACVPGKVGRAQGLDLEPVRMDLLAVVKPAVLLVQMEEDEGVLEFHASAGDLLRAESQKLRVHEFDIARSLQLRNNLEMPLYFRLGTQTPFLVLKPQPRARTSISSNPPTGDGQPLVLQPQHSVQVKVAFRCSLSLLDHADQADEDIPSGVTLIHGTKGERKLRFQQNLLIHYSNNTLQTVPLCAHLALPTMNLSKDSISFGFCYVGQTQIREVNLYSHGAHTYWKSVTESDKGDSHVFRVTPDFGLLKLRELHVSSYSQCLQISFTPSEDREFRATVVIRSPLVKIRVTLQLQGTGSFDEGYRSN, from the exons ATGAACAACCTGATTTCCCCTCAGGACTACCTACCTACACAAAAACCACGTGTGAAAGCACCAGCAGCGA TAAAATTGAATCCTGGCAGACCCACCATCGCCTACGCTATGCACGTGTCCAGGGAGCCTCAGGATGATGGTTATGGTCTAATGCCCAGCCCTGAAAAGATAATCCCCGAAATGAATGAGTCAGATCGCAGCCTGACGTTTGAATCCAGCTCAGATAccccaaagaggaagaaaacccCCAAGGAG ACGCGGAACCAGACCAAACCCAGACCAAAGTGGAAGGATGAGCCGAGCGCAAAGGATCGGGCAGAGGGATGGGAACAACTTCAGAGGCTTAAAGATCGACACAGCTTCCTACGCAATCCTCGCTTCCTTTCTCCAAGTGCGCAGCAGGGTGGCACATCCCTCATCCGGCCCAGAGCCAAAGCGGGGAAGACAGGGCATGtgaggagagggatggaggagCGCAG CTTCACTGATGATGTGGTCCCAGTCTTCCTTGCAAAACCCCCAGTGGTGGTTTTCACTGACTACAGTGTGGGATATGTTTATGAG ACGACACTGGAGCTGAAAAATTTGACTTCTGCAAGCCGCACTGTTCGGGTCATCCCTCCTACCACTCCTTACTTCTCTATTGGCCTGG GGAGGTTTCCTGGTGAGGGCGGCGTTGTCGCCCCAGGGATGAGCTGTAAGTACTCAGTGCGCTTTGCTCCAGACTCCCTGGGGGACTATGAGGACTTCATAGTGGTAGAGGCCCAGGCTGAACACCTGCTTGTGGTACGCATCGCAGCCAGACGACCCCCTCCAATACTCACAT TACCAAGAGTTCTGGACTGTGGTTTCTGTCTGATTGGAGGGGTAAAGTTTGTGGAGTTCCTGTGCCAAAATGTCGGCCTCAGCACCGGGACCTTCTGCATCATCCCTAAGAACCAGTGGCCAGCCTCGAACCTCAGG TCTGTGGCAAGAACTTTCTTCTCTGAGCAGCCGCCCTTTGCAGTCAGCCCGTCTCTTTTTGTGCTGCAGCCAGGAGAGGCCACTGTGGTGGAG gtggtTTTCTTCCCCACCACTGCGGAGAAGAGCTGTCAGGTGTTCACTGTGGTGTGTGACAACTGCCAGGTGAAAGACATTTCCATAGAAG gTGAGGGCCAGCTGATAGCACTTGAGCTTGTGTCTGTATCAGGGAAGAAAGAGCCTCCAGTGGTGGGAGAGGTTCACGACCTCACTGCAGAGCACTTTGTGCGTTTCAGCCCGTGTAACCCTCACTCTGTGCGGCGGAAAAAAGTCATCATTAGGAACAATGT CCACTTGGAGCTGCCTTTCCACTGGCAGATCATGGAGCCAAACTTGCACCCTCTGCTTCCAGGGGAAACCCCCGAACCCTCCTATATCCAGTCCCACCTGGCCACAGACGATGTTTTCCAAGTCAGCCCTTTAACAGGTGTTCTTCCACCCTGTGAAGAACAGGAATTTCTGTTCACCTTCTGTCCCAAAGAG TTGAAGGATTACCACAGTGTCTGTCACTTAGTCCTGAGGGACGTCCCCGAGCTGCCACCCGAGCCTAGTGACAGCAG TGTCCTTCAGCCTGTGCGCACTGGCTCCAAAGTAAGCGATGTCACTGTAATGGGGATAGAGGTCAAGGGGTCAACAGAGCCGTACCAGGTCCTACTGGAGCCCTACACTGTTGTGATCCCTGGAGAGATTTTTATTTGCACAACCACACGCAGGCGATTCAAG atgtgGAACCACAGCAGAACCTGCATCTTCTTTCACTGGGAGAgaatgagcagcagcagccacatcaTAGAAGTAGAGCCCTCTGCTGGTACAATAG AGGAGAACGAGTGCTTTGACTTCAACCTGATTTTGAATGGAGGGAAACCAGAGAGAGTTGTGACCAGCCTGGTCTGCCACATAGAGCACCACCATGAGCCCGTCACTTTGCCCCTGGAAGTCTCTTTTAAG GGTCCCACAGTGACCCTCAGTGTGCCCATTTTGGAGTTTGGGCTCGTTAGACTCAGGGAACAGACACAGACCACGCTGCACCTCACTAACATCACCCAGCTGGAGGCCTGCTGGACACTGATGGAGAGGCATAATAGTCAGCAGGACTCTCAG ATCTCAGTGGAGCCATGCAGAGGTGTGTTGCCTCCTTTGGCCTCATGCACTGTGGATGTGATATTTACTCCCCGTTTCTGCCAGCGATATGAAACAGAGCTGGAGTTGACAGTGGAGAATGGAACAGGATG TCACTTGTCAGTGCGAGCAGATGTGCAGTCTCCTCAGGTGTGCCTGCTGAACTGTGAGCTGCTCCTCTCTGATCTCTTTGTTGGAGTTCCTGCCAAGGCAGCCATCACTCTCTTCAACAAGACCCCCCTGCCTTCACACTTCAGCTGGATG GCTCAGCTCCAGGGTAAACAGGCTGAACTGTGTACAGCCAGTTTTGACCCCTCATCTGGCACTCTGGGACCTCATGCCAAGTTGGAGATCGCAGTTAGCTTTATTGCTCACACAGAC CTGGAGCTGACTGAGGTGGCTGCTCTCTGTGAGGTCCAGGGGATGAACTCTCCTCTCGTTGTTAGCATCATGACTTCTAGAACCAAGACGCTCAGTGTGTCCTACTCACTGCCCAGTGTCTG CTCTACCACGGACGGTGAGACCACCTCAACACCGTTACTTGACTTTGGAGATGACGTCATTTTGAAGAGAGCTGTCACTAAGCAGTTACTGATAACCAATCAAACAGCTATCCCTGCTCCTTTCACCATAGAGGTGGAGTATTTCACCTGTTGTGCCTCAAAGCCAAATAACCAGTCAGAGAAAAG ATTCACATACGTCAGGAAGCCACTTCTCTTGGTTCAAGCAAAGAAAGTAGAAGAAAAAGCACATGAAG AGTTTGTGAGCAGCCTGCTGGCTCATGGAAAAGGTGCAGCTTTCTTTGTCCTGCCAGATTCTGGGACGCTGGGACCTTTTGAGACCCAGACTGTGGATGTCACTGCCTACACTGACATGTGGGGGGAATACAGAGATCACCTCATATGCAAA GTTGGAGACCTTGAGCCCACGCTCATTCCCATGCAGATGACAGTGACAGGCTGCCCACTCTACTTCCAAATGATAGGCCCACGTCCAGATGACCAGAACCAGGGACCAGTCATACG GTTTGGCGCTCATGTATCTGGAGGTGATACAGTGTCTCATTCTGTTCGCATCAACAACCCCACCATGTTTG ATATTCGCCTGGACTGGGAAACGTATAACATAGATCCCAATGACGGTAAACTGGTGGATGTTGTGGTGGCGTATGGAGACACCTTTCCAGTTAAAGATGCTGATGGTGATGAAATATTGAGCGGAGCGTTAAGGATTTCTGGTGGGAACCTTCAAACAGCCTGGGAAAGAAATGAGACCCCGAGCTCTGAGGGAACGAGCGACTCCCTCCgaagtgtgact AATGGGGACAAGGAGGAATATGTGTGTGAGGATGACTGTGAGGAAGAGGAACGCTGTCTTTATCCCTTTCCTTCAAAGAAAAAACTCATTTCTGTCCACATTACACCTCATGCGGGCAACCTCTCGGATTACCCATACTGCATCACACCCCAGCAAATA GTAATTCCAGCAAAGAGCAGCAGCACCATCCATGTTTCTTTCACCCCTTTGACCCTATCTGAGTCAGCTTGTGAGTCCAGATGTGTGGGCCTGGCTCGGGGCTTCATGAGTCTAGACTCCGAG atgGCTGCCTGTGTCCCGGGTAAAGTTGGAAGAGCTCAGGGTTTGGATTTGGAGCCTGTCAGGATGGATCTACTCGCAGTCGTTAAGCCTGCAGT GCTGTTAGTGCAGATGGAGGAGGACGAGGGGGTGCTGGAGTTTCATGCCTCCGCCGGTGATTTACTGAGGGCAGAATCACAGAAG CTCAGAGTTCATGAATTTGACATCGCACGGTCCCTTCAGCTGAGGAACAACTTAGAAATGCCCCTATACTTCAGACTGGGGACTCAGACTCCATTTTTAGTGCTCAAGCCGCAGCCTCGAGCCCGAACCAGCATCTCCAGCAACCCGCCTACTGGTGACGGCCAGCCTCTGGTGCTGCAACCACAACACAGCGTGCAG GTGAAGGTGGCCTTccgctgctctctgtctcttctggACCATGCAGACCAGGCAGACGAAGACATCCCTTCTGGGGTGACGCTGATTCATGGTACAAAAGGGGAAAGGAAGCTGAGGTTCCAGCAAAACCTGCTAATTCACTACAGCAACAACACCCTGCAG ACGGTGCCACTCTGCGCTCATTTGGCTCTTCCTACAATGAATCTATCCAAAGACAGCATCAGCTTTGGGTTCTGTTATGTGGGACAGACACAGATAAGAGAAGTGAACCTCTACAGCCATGGAGCCCACACATACTGGAAATCAGTTACAG aGTCAGATAAAGGAGACTCCCATGTGTTCAGAGTGACACCAGATTTCGGGCTCCTCAAATTGAGGGAGCTCCACGTCAGCAGCTACAGTCAGTGTCTCCAGATCAGCTTCACTCCCAG TGAGGACAGAGAGTTCAGGGCCACTGTGGTGATCCGGTCTCCTCTGGTGAAGATCCGCGTCACTCTGCAGCTCCAGGGAACAGGATCCTTTGATGAAGGGTACAGGTCCAACTAA